Proteins from a single region of Pseudomonas phenolilytica:
- the pseC gene encoding UDP-4-amino-4,6-dideoxy-N-acetyl-beta-L-altrosamine transaminase: MIPYGRQDITQDDIDAVVSVLQSDFLTQGPMVPRFEQSVAQHVGASHALAMNSATSALHVACLALGLGNGDWLWTTPITFVASANCGLYCGAQVDFVDIDPQTYNLCPQALARKLEQAERDGKLPKVVVAVHLCGQPCDMLAIHALAQRYGFKIIEDASHAIGGKYQGGFIGNCRYSDITVFSFHPVKIITTAEGGMALTNDAELAARMELLRSHGITRDPAQMTHESDGPWYYQQIDLGFNYRMTELQAALGVTQMERLDQYVARRHQLARRYDDLLAGLPVTTPWQHPDSYSGLHLYVIRLQLGKITKTHSQVFEALRERGIGVNLHYIPVHTQPYYQRMGFGVGDFPEAERYYAEAISLPMFQTLREEQQRQVTAALQAVLA, encoded by the coding sequence ATGATTCCCTACGGTCGCCAGGACATTACCCAGGATGATATCGACGCTGTTGTGAGTGTGTTGCAATCCGACTTCCTGACGCAGGGGCCGATGGTGCCGCGCTTCGAGCAGTCCGTGGCGCAGCATGTCGGCGCCAGCCACGCTCTGGCAATGAATAGTGCTACCTCGGCGCTGCATGTTGCCTGTCTGGCGCTGGGGCTTGGTAATGGCGACTGGCTATGGACAACGCCTATCACGTTCGTTGCTTCGGCAAACTGCGGTTTGTATTGTGGCGCGCAGGTCGATTTCGTCGACATCGATCCCCAAACCTACAACCTCTGCCCGCAGGCGCTGGCGCGCAAGTTGGAGCAGGCCGAGCGGGACGGAAAGCTGCCTAAGGTCGTGGTGGCAGTGCACCTGTGCGGCCAGCCCTGCGACATGCTGGCCATCCATGCTCTCGCTCAGCGCTACGGCTTCAAGATTATCGAAGATGCCTCACACGCCATCGGCGGCAAGTATCAGGGCGGGTTCATCGGCAACTGCCGTTACAGCGATATCACCGTGTTCAGCTTTCACCCGGTGAAAATCATCACCACCGCCGAAGGCGGCATGGCGCTGACCAACGATGCCGAGCTGGCCGCCAGGATGGAACTGCTGCGTAGTCACGGTATCACCCGCGATCCGGCGCAGATGACCCATGAAAGTGACGGCCCCTGGTATTACCAGCAGATCGATCTCGGCTTCAACTACCGCATGACCGAACTGCAAGCGGCTCTTGGTGTTACCCAGATGGAGCGTCTGGACCAGTACGTCGCGCGTCGCCACCAACTGGCGCGGCGCTATGACGATCTGCTGGCCGGCTTGCCGGTCACTACGCCCTGGCAGCATCCCGACAGCTACTCTGGCCTGCACCTGTATGTGATCCGCCTGCAACTGGGCAAGATCACCAAAACCCACAGTCAAGTATTCGAAGCCCTGCGCGAGCGGGGCATCGGCGTCAACCTACACTACATCCCGGTGCATACCCAGCCGTATTACCAGCGTATGGGCTTCGGCGTTGGTGACTTCCCCGAAGCGGAGCGCTACTACGCCGAAGCGATCAGCCTGCCGATGTTCCAGACTTTACGTGAGGAGCAGCAGCGTCAGGTAACTGCCGCTCTGCAAGCGGTGCTGGCTTGA
- the pseB gene encoding UDP-N-acetylglucosamine 4,6-dehydratase (inverting) has product MLSNKTILITGGTGSFGNTFVPMTLAKYNPKKIIIFSRDEMKQWDMAKKFEGDKRVRFFIGDVRDKDRLYRALDGVDYVVHAAATKIVPTAEYNPFECVKTNVDGAMNLIDACIDKDVKGVVALSTDKASSPINLYGATKLASDKLFVAGNSYSGEHGTRFSVVRYGNVMGSRGSVIPFFMSIKDKGVLPITDERMTRFMISLEEGVELVWHAFEDMEGGEIYVKKIPSMKVTDLARVVAPEARQEIIGIRPGEKLHEQMISAEDAYYTYEYPEHFKILPTIHSWSTCPKRIKDGKKVPEGFVYASDNNSEWMSDSQLQAWIDANREKIGSI; this is encoded by the coding sequence ATGCTCAGTAACAAAACGATTCTTATCACCGGCGGTACCGGCTCCTTCGGCAATACGTTTGTGCCGATGACACTTGCCAAATACAACCCGAAGAAGATCATCATTTTCTCCCGCGACGAAATGAAACAGTGGGACATGGCCAAGAAGTTCGAGGGCGACAAGCGTGTGCGCTTCTTCATCGGTGATGTGCGCGATAAGGATCGCCTGTACCGCGCGCTGGATGGCGTCGATTACGTGGTACATGCCGCGGCTACCAAGATCGTTCCCACTGCCGAATACAATCCCTTCGAGTGCGTCAAGACCAATGTCGACGGTGCCATGAACCTGATCGATGCCTGCATCGACAAGGACGTGAAGGGAGTGGTTGCCCTGTCCACCGACAAGGCGAGCAGCCCGATCAATCTGTATGGCGCCACCAAGCTAGCGTCCGACAAGCTGTTCGTCGCCGGCAACTCGTATTCCGGTGAACACGGCACCCGCTTCTCCGTGGTGCGCTACGGCAATGTGATGGGGTCGCGCGGCTCGGTGATCCCTTTTTTCATGTCCATCAAGGACAAAGGTGTGCTGCCGATTACCGACGAGCGCATGACTCGTTTCATGATTTCGCTGGAAGAGGGCGTCGAGCTCGTCTGGCATGCATTCGAAGACATGGAAGGCGGTGAGATCTACGTGAAGAAGATCCCGTCGATGAAAGTCACCGATTTGGCCCGCGTGGTTGCTCCAGAGGCGCGCCAGGAAATTATCGGCATTCGTCCTGGTGAAAAGCTGCACGAGCAGATGATCAGTGCCGAGGACGCCTACTACACGTACGAGTATCCAGAGCATTTCAAGATCCTCCCGACTATTCACAGTTGGTCCACTTGCCCGAAGCGCATCAAGGACGGCAAAAAAGTCCCAGAAGGCTTTGTTTACGCCAGTGATAACAACAGCGAGTGGATGAGCGATAGCCAACTCCAGGCATGGATTGACGCGAACCGCGAAAAGATCGGGAGCATCTGA
- a CDS encoding lipopolysaccharide biosynthesis protein, with the protein MTASNSQRLLNVALRGMTLVSKFLLIFFLARFLEPAELGIYGLLVVTIGYALYLLGFDFYSYTTRELLKRERSEWGSLLKGQGALSSVLYAVFLPLLSLIFLKGLLPWSLAGWFFVLLILEHLTQELGRLLIAISEQLLASLILFLRSGAWAVVVTALMFIEPESRSLDFVLGAWALGGLAALLLGICRVSRLEIGGWRRQIDWHWIGSGLKIAIPLLVATLAVRGVFTLDRYWFEWLAGLEILGAYVLFMGFSSALMSFLDAGVFAFSYPGLISAYSQQNVTAFRQGLYRLLVQTLVLAAVFAVIALLLIGPLLQWLDKPLYIEHQNLFPWLLVATLLYAVSMVPHYGLYAQGHDRPIIYSHIASLLCFIPVTWLFSLHWPLLAVPLGLCTTFMLMLLWKVWAFFCMTPVHYRQLETTKHQV; encoded by the coding sequence ATGACAGCATCTAACTCTCAGCGCCTACTCAATGTGGCCTTGCGCGGGATGACCCTGGTTAGCAAGTTCCTGCTGATCTTCTTCCTGGCCCGCTTTCTCGAGCCGGCCGAGCTGGGTATTTATGGTCTGTTGGTAGTTACCATCGGGTATGCCCTCTATCTGCTGGGCTTTGACTTTTATAGCTACACGACGCGTGAGTTGCTCAAGCGTGAGCGTAGCGAGTGGGGAAGCCTGCTCAAGGGGCAGGGCGCACTTTCCTCTGTCCTCTATGCGGTGTTCCTGCCACTGCTGAGCCTGATCTTTCTCAAGGGCCTGCTGCCCTGGAGCCTTGCAGGTTGGTTCTTCGTCCTATTGATACTTGAGCACCTGACCCAGGAACTGGGCCGTCTGCTGATTGCCATCTCTGAGCAACTGCTGGCCAGCTTGATACTGTTCCTGCGCTCGGGAGCCTGGGCGGTTGTAGTGACTGCTTTGATGTTCATCGAGCCCGAGTCGCGCAGTTTGGATTTCGTATTGGGTGCCTGGGCACTCGGCGGCTTGGCCGCGTTACTGTTGGGTATCTGTCGAGTTAGCCGACTGGAAATCGGGGGCTGGCGTAGGCAGATTGACTGGCATTGGATTGGCAGCGGGCTGAAAATCGCCATCCCCCTACTGGTCGCTACCTTGGCCGTTCGTGGAGTGTTCACTCTCGACCGCTACTGGTTCGAGTGGCTGGCTGGCCTCGAAATATTGGGTGCATACGTGTTATTCATGGGCTTCAGCAGTGCGTTGATGTCGTTTCTGGATGCTGGGGTATTTGCCTTCAGCTATCCTGGCTTGATCAGCGCGTACAGTCAGCAGAATGTCACAGCCTTTCGCCAAGGCTTGTACAGATTGCTTGTACAAACACTGGTACTAGCCGCAGTCTTTGCTGTGATCGCGTTGCTATTGATCGGCCCACTGCTGCAGTGGCTCGACAAACCGCTTTACATCGAGCATCAAAATCTTTTTCCCTGGCTTCTAGTGGCTACGTTGCTTTATGCCGTCAGTATGGTGCCCCACTATGGGCTATATGCTCAAGGTCATGACCGGCCGATTATTTATAGCCATATCGCCAGCCTATTGTGTTTTATCCCGGTAACTTGGCTGTTTTCTTTACATTGGCCGCTATTGGCCGTGCCGCTCGGTCTATGTACCACCTTTATGCTCATGCTGTTATGGAAGGTTTGGGCTTTTTTCTGTATGACACCTGTTCACTATCGCCAACTCGAAACAACCAAGCATCAAGTTTGA